The Halomonas binhaiensis nucleotide sequence GAACCAGAGTGGGGTCGAGGAAAGCAGAGCCAAGGAAAGTGCTCGCCCGGGGGTGAGGCGAGTGGTAGGCAAGACCTGCCTATGCGTCAGATTCCTCGCATGGCGGACCGGATTTATCATTGGTGGTTGTTCCTTGAAGATCGATCTATGACGCGGCGAAGGCTAGCTAGTACGCTAACTAACGATCAGGAATTGTGTGCAGGGCGTGTATTAATGTCAATAAATATGCAAATTATTATCATTAAGGATAGTTTTCCGCATCCTGCCAGAAAGACCCATATCAGAGATCCCACTGTCTGAGCTGATATGGACCAGATTTCATAAGGAGAAGTGAAGTGGCATCAGATTACCCAACGCCGACTTTTGGTAATGCTGGCGCAGCATCGAAAGATACCCGTGGCTGGTTTTTCGGGCATTTCATGCCCGGAGAAGACAGCCCTTTGCGGACTGAAGATGTGGAGCTGAAATGGTTCACGCATGCAAAAGGGGAAACCCGTTCCGAGTGGGCGCCGGGCAACCCTGTCAGGACGCTTAATATCCTGATTCGCGGACATTTCGTGCTGCTTTTCCCAGACAGGGAAGTCGTGCTTAAAGAGGAGGGGGACTTTGTGCTCTTTGGGCCTGATACGCCGCATTCCTTTCGTTCTGAAGAAGAGTCTCTTGTCTTGACGGTACGCTGGCCCTCCATTCCCCCTCAATGAACCTCGGGCGATCAAGGCTATTCTCGATCGAGCGAACTGGATGTGGTTATCGTTGGACTTATGGCGTGCGATGGGGTCAAAGGGTATTGGAAAGCGTCGAGGGGGCGATCGAGTGAATCAGCTAACGATCCAGCGCCATGGCACCAATACGGAGGGGCGCGACTTCTTTGTCGGCGACATCCATGGTCAATATGGTCTTCTGCTGGAGGCCATGGCGCGAGTCGGATTCAACAGGCAGTGTGACCGTATGTTCTCCGTGGGAGACCTCATCGACCGAGGAAAAGAGAGTTATCAGTGCCTGTCATTGGCCTTCGAACCATGGTTCCACGGTGTGCGAGGCAATCATGAAATGCTCGCCCATGATGCCTTGCTTGCACCTGACGAAGATGGCCGAGCATTCTTGTTCTGGGTGATGAACGGTGGCACCTGGATACATGGCGAGAGCTTGAAAGAAGTGTCATCCGTACTGGCCGATGCGCTTGAGCACCTTCCGTATGCCAGAGAAGTCGCGACTGCTGGCAAGCGGGTGGGCATTGTTCATGCTGAACCGCCCGAAGATTGGACGCAGCTTGAAAGCACGGACCCGTATACGCTTCTCTGGGGTCGTAACCGGATTCACCAGGAAGATACCACCCATGTGGTCAACATCGA carries:
- a CDS encoding metallophosphoesterase, which produces MNQLTIQRHGTNTEGRDFFVGDIHGQYGLLLEAMARVGFNRQCDRMFSVGDLIDRGKESYQCLSLAFEPWFHGVRGNHEMLAHDALLAPDEDGRAFLFWVMNGGTWIHGESLKEVSSVLADALEHLPYAREVATAGKRVGIVHAEPPEDWTQLESTDPYTLLWGRNRIHQEDTTHVVNIDDVVVGHTILYEPVVMGNVHYIDTGAFYTGRLTLAQAEDLLG